Proteins co-encoded in one Cervus canadensis isolate Bull #8, Minnesota chromosome 15, ASM1932006v1, whole genome shotgun sequence genomic window:
- the LOC122453722 gene encoding tetratricopeptide repeat protein 30A: MAGLGGEPIPDGEFTAVVYRLIRDARYAEAVQLLGGELQRSPRSRAGLSLLGYCYYRLQEFAQAAECYEQLGQLHPELEQYRLYQAQALYKACLYPEATRVSFLLLDNPAYHNRVLRLQAAIKYSEGDLPGARSLVEQLLSGEGGEDSGGENELDGQVNLGCLLYKEGHYEAACSKFSAALQASGYRPDLSYNLALAYFSSRQYASALKHIVEIIEHGIRQHPELGVGMTIEGIDVRSVGNTLVLHQTALVEAFNLKAAIEYQLRKYEVAQETLTDMPPRAEEELDPVTLHNQALMNMDVRPTEGFEKLQFLLQQIPFPPETFGNLLLLYCKYEYFDLAADVLAENAHLTYKFLTPYLYDFLDAMITCQTAPEEAFVKLEGLAGMLTEQLRRLTKQVQEARHNKDDEAIKKAENEYDETLEKYIPVLMAQAKIYWNLENYPMVEKIFRKSVEFCNDHDVWKLNVAHVLFMQENKYKEAIGFYEPIVKKNYDNILKVSAIVLANLCVSYIMTSQNEEAEELMRKIEKEEEQLSYDDPDKKIYHFCIVNLVIGTLYCAKGNYDFGISRVIKSLEPYNKKLGTDTWYYAKRCFLSLLENMSKHMIVPRDSVIQECVQFLEHCELYGRNIPAVIEQPLEQERMHTGKNTVTYESRELKALIYEIIDWNM; encoded by the coding sequence ATGGCGGGGCTGGGCGGTGAGCCCATCCCCGACGGGGAATTCACCGCGGTTGTGTACCGGCTCATCCGGGATGCCCGGTACGCCGAGGCCGTGCAGCTGCTGGGCGGAGAGCTCCAGCGGAGCCCGAGAAGCCGCGCCGGGCTGTCGCTGCTGGGCTACTGCTACTACCGCCTACAGGAGTTCGCGCAGGCGGCCGAATGCTATGAGCAGCTGGGCCAGCTGCACCCGGAGCTGGAGCAGTACCGCCTGTACCAGGCCCAGGCCCTGTACAAGGCCTGCCTCTACCCAGAGGCCACCCGCGTGTCCTTCCTCCTCCTGGACAACCCCGCCTACCACAACCGGGTCCTCCGTCTCCAAGCCGCGATCAAGTACAGCGAAGGCGACCTGCCCGGGGCCAGAAGCCTGGTGGAGCAGCTACTgagtggagaaggaggagaagacagCGGGGGCGAGAACGAGCTGGATGGCCAGGTCAATCTGGGTTGTTTGCTGTACAAGGAGGGACATTATGAAGCCGCGTGTTCCAAGTTCTCTGCGGCCCTGCAGGCGTCGGGCTACCGGCCTGATCTTTCCTACAACCTGGCTTTGGCCTATTTCAGCAGCCGACAGTATGCATCTGCCCTAAAGCATATCGTGGAGATTATTGAACATGGTATCCGGCAGCACCCAGAGCTGGGTGTGGGCATGACCATTGAGGGCATTGATGTTCGAAGTGTTGGCAACACCTTAGTCCTTCACCAGACTGCTTTGGTGGAAGCCTTCAACCTCAAGGCTGCCATAGAATACCAACTGAGAAAGTATGAGGTGGCCCAAGAAACCCTCACTGACATGCCACCAAGGGCAGAGGAAGAGTTAGACCCCGTGACCCTGCACAATCAGGCACTAATGAACATGGATGTCAGGCCCACAGAAGGGTTTGAAAAACTACAATTTTTGCTCCAACAgatcccctttcctccagagaccTTTGGCAACCTGTTGCTGCTCTATTGTAAATATGAGTATTTTGACCTGGCAGCAGATGTCCTGGCAGAGAATGCCCATTTGACTTACAAGTTCCTCACACCTTATCTCTATGACTTCTTGGATGCCATGATCACTTGCCAGACAGCTCCTGAAGAGGCTTTCGTTAAGCTTGAGGGCCTAGCAGGGATGCTGACTGAACAGCTCAGGAGACTCACCAAACAAGTGCAGGAAGCAAGACACAATAAAGATGATGAAGCTATCAAAAAGGCAGAGAATGAATATGATGAAACCCTTGAGAAGTACATTCCTGTGTTGATGGCCCAGGCCAAAATATACTGGAACCTTGAAAATTACCCAATGGTAGAAAAGATCTTCCGCAAATCTGTGGAATTCTGTAATGACCACGATGTGTGGAAGCTGAATGTGGCTCATGTTCTGTTCATGCaggaaaacaaatacaaagaagCCATAGGTTTTTATGAGCCAATAGTCAAGAAGAATTATGACAACATCCTGAAAGTCAGTGCTATTGTGCTGGCCAACCTGTGTGTTTCATATATTATGACAAGTcagaatgaagaagctgaggaGTTGATGAGGAAGATTGAAAAGGAGGAAGAACAGCTCTCTTATGATGACCCAGATAAGAAAATCTACCATTTCTGCATTGTGAATTTGGTGATAGGGACACTTTACTGTGCCAAAGGAAATTATGACTTTGGTATTTCCCGGGTTATCAAAAGCTTGGAACCTTATAATAAAAAACTAGGAACTGATACGTGGTATTATGCCAAAAGATGCTTCCTGTCATTATTAGAAAACATGTCAAAACACATGATTGTACCTCGTGACAGTGTCATTCAAGAATGTGTTCAGTTCCTAGAACACTGCGAACTTTACGGGAGGAACATACCTGCTGTTATTGAGCAACCCCTGGAACAAGAAAGAATGCATACTGGAAAGAATACAGTCACATATGAATCCAGAGAGTTAAAAGCTTTGATTTATGAGATTATAGACTGGAATATGTAG